From a region of the Methanoculleus receptaculi genome:
- the arcS gene encoding archaeosine synthase subunit alpha: MSRYEARCRDGLARRSAYEHGGKTVSLPAALDTDALFPSLRDRSLSNVPLTADQAFVERYFSRGEGEPVAVHPLSASAESGDCVLVANWQAALSNPRNYAAWLAAIKERLPPDTAWYAPAAALPSTVCLLIYSGFDIFDYRGVDLASAQKRFCLPEGEFAAGLMDGGVCGCEGCRAGDLRRHNRLALDREIALVRHHIETGRLRELVEERCRANAAEVAALRFLDRNYTFMERYLPVARATPMLAATAESQNRAEIRRFADRVVERFVPTRTDVAVLLPCSAKKPYSLSRSHKLFMNVVNRRAHELIVTSPLGLVPRELERLYPAAHYDVPVTGYWDREECAFIADILARYFSAHPYRRVIAHLDGGALTVARMAAKACGIDLEVTCRGHPTSPGSLRALDEALAGERRVQTDTIRGTVSWQFATDINTKGLQIRGRSMQMAVLRGKQQLFSIDPGTGLFRPMFAGWDLIPEGYRVRIDEFVPQGDVLAPGVVDCDPRIREGDEVLVEGPLAVATGRAMMGADEMLRSKRGVAVRVRKVKKVGE, encoded by the coding sequence ATGAGCAGGTATGAGGCTCGATGCCGCGACGGTCTTGCACGGAGATCCGCCTACGAGCATGGGGGAAAGACCGTTTCCCTCCCCGCCGCGCTCGATACTGATGCCCTGTTTCCCTCTCTCCGCGATAGATCTCTCTCAAACGTCCCGCTCACCGCCGATCAGGCCTTCGTGGAGAGATACTTCTCTCGGGGCGAGGGGGAGCCTGTTGCCGTCCACCCCCTCTCGGCATCGGCAGAATCGGGCGACTGCGTCCTTGTCGCGAACTGGCAGGCCGCTCTCTCGAATCCCCGGAACTACGCCGCCTGGCTTGCCGCTATAAAAGAGCGTCTCCCTCCCGACACCGCCTGGTATGCTCCGGCTGCAGCGCTTCCATCGACTGTCTGCCTCCTGATATACTCGGGGTTTGATATCTTCGACTATCGCGGGGTCGACCTCGCCTCCGCGCAGAAGAGGTTCTGCCTGCCGGAGGGCGAGTTCGCCGCCGGTCTGATGGATGGCGGTGTCTGCGGCTGCGAGGGCTGCCGGGCCGGCGACCTCCGGCGGCACAACCGTCTCGCGCTCGACCGCGAGATCGCCCTCGTCCGCCACCACATCGAGACCGGCAGGCTAAGGGAGCTTGTGGAAGAACGGTGCCGTGCGAACGCTGCAGAGGTGGCCGCCCTCCGGTTCCTCGACCGGAACTACACGTTCATGGAACGCTACCTTCCTGTTGCGCGGGCAACGCCGATGCTTGCGGCCACCGCCGAGTCGCAGAACCGGGCGGAGATCAGGCGGTTCGCCGATCGCGTGGTCGAGCGGTTCGTTCCGACCAGGACCGACGTCGCCGTCCTCCTCCCATGCTCGGCAAAGAAACCCTACTCTCTTTCGCGGAGTCACAAACTCTTCATGAACGTTGTGAACCGGCGGGCGCACGAACTGATCGTCACCTCTCCGCTCGGCCTCGTGCCACGGGAACTCGAACGGCTCTACCCGGCGGCGCACTACGACGTGCCGGTGACCGGCTACTGGGACCGCGAGGAGTGTGCGTTCATCGCCGATATACTGGCCCGCTACTTCTCCGCACACCCCTACCGCCGGGTGATCGCCCATCTGGACGGCGGGGCGCTCACCGTTGCCCGGATGGCGGCAAAGGCCTGCGGTATCGACCTCGAGGTGACCTGCCGCGGCCACCCGACGTCGCCGGGCTCGCTCCGGGCGCTCGACGAGGCTCTCGCGGGCGAACGAAGGGTGCAGACCGATACCATCCGGGGCACGGTCTCCTGGCAGTTCGCGACGGATATCAACACGAAAGGGCTCCAGATCCGGGGCAGGAGCATGCAGATGGCGGTGCTCCGCGGGAAGCAGCAGCTCTTCAGCATCGACCCCGGGACGGGGCTCTTCCGCCCGATGTTTGCGGGCTGGGACCTTATCCCGGAGGGCTACCGTGTCAGGATAGATGAGTTCGTGCCGCAGGGTGATGTCCTTGCTCCAGGAGTTGTTGATTGCGACCCCCGGATACGGGAGGGCGACGAGGTGCTGGTGGAAGGGCCTCTCGCGGTCGCCACCGGGCGGGCGATGATGGGGGCGGACGAGATGCTCCGGTCGAAGCGCGGGG